The following proteins are encoded in a genomic region of Glycine max cultivar Williams 82 chromosome 18, Glycine_max_v4.0, whole genome shotgun sequence:
- the LOC100781295 gene encoding PAN domain-containing protein At5g03700 → MLLLLLPLMRLFPFLLLLLLVLLFNYGFSESGVGAGYQLMVAVPVEYEVDFKGRAFLVETNQTAPNFRVALSIEAINGKYSCSLEVFLGDVKVWDSGHYSRFYITEKCLLELTMDGDLRLKGPKERVGWKTGTSGQGVKRLEIQRTGNLVLIDALNNIKWQSFNFPTNVMLRGQQLDVATRLTSSQSNSSLFYYSFEIEDKKVALYLNYGKLRYSYWGFQPTMNRSITYIKLSSRGLVLFDVKYKKIAQIPSEGIHPLRFLALNNETGKLGLYYYSPEKGKFEASFQALNSTCDLPIACRPYGICTFSNSCSCIQLLTNEDKGGADCGWAISGGFCNGKEAEMLELDNVSSVLKNVTKVVNITKKACENLCFQDCKCAAALYFGNASTDEAECYLYKLVLGLKQVEKGTGFSYMVKVPKGTVKNHERHNVKRWVFVVAGGVDGLIILLLVGGFGYWLVKRRSHALHSRASTT, encoded by the exons atgttgttgttgctgctgccaCTCATGAGGCTTTTCCctttccttctcctcctcctccttgtTCTCTTGTTCAATTATGGCTTTTCCGAGTCAGGTGTTGGTGCTGGCTACCAACTCATGGTAGCAGTTCCTGTGGAGTATGAAGTGGATTTCAAAGGGAGGGCTTTTCTTGTGGAGACCAATCAGACAGCTCCGAATTTCAGAGTGGCATTGAGCATTGAGGCCATCAATGGGAAATACTCATGCTCATTGGAAGTTTTCCTTGGGGATGTGAAGGTGTGGGATTCTGGCCATTACTCCAGGTTTTACATCACTGAGAAATGCTTGCTAGAACTCACTATGGATGGAGATTTAAGGCTGAAAGGTCCAAAAGAAAGAGTGGGATGGAAGACTGGGACTTCTGGACAAGGTGTGAAG AGATTGGAAATACAGAGGACCGGCAATCTGGTGCTTATAGATGCACTGAACAATATAAAGTGGCAGAGTTTCAATTTCCCAACGAATGTGATGCTTAGGGGTCAGCAACTTGATGTGGCAACTCGCTTGACGTCTTCCCAAAGCAACTCAAGTTTGTTCTACTACTCTTTCGAAATTGAGGACAAGAAGGTTGCATTGTACTTGAACTATGGTAAGTTGAGATATTCTTACTGGGGGTTTCAGCCTACCATGAATAGAAGTATTACATACATTAAGCTGAGTTCAAGAGGGTTGGTGTTGTTTGATGTCAAATACAAGAAAATAGCACAAATTCCATCGGAGGGGATTCATCCACTAAGGTTTCTAGCACTAAATAATGAAACGGGAAAACTTGGTCTTTACTACTATTCACCCGAGAAAGGAAAGTTTGAGGCTTCTTTTCAAGCACTTAACAGCACATGTGATCTTCCAATTGCTTGTAGGCCTTATGGGATATGCACATTCTCCAATTCTTGTTCATGTATTCAGCTTTTGACAAATGAAGACAAAGGCGGTGCTGATTGCGGTTGGGCAATTTCGGGAGGGTTTTGCAACGGTAAGGAGGCGGAAATGCTAGAACTAGATAATGTAAGTAGTGTGCTTAAAAATGTTACTAAGGTGGTAAATATTACCAAAAAAGCATGTGAGAATTTGTGCTTCCAGGACTGTAAATGTGCTGCTGCTTTGTATTTTGGGAATGCTAGCACAGATGAGGCAGAATGTTATCTTTACAAACTTGTGCTGGGTCTCAAACAGGTAGAAAAAGGCACAGGATTTAGTTATATGGTTAAGGTCCCAAAGGGAACTGTTAAAAACCATGAGAGGCATAATGTGAAAAGATGGGTGTTTGTTGTGGCTGGAGGGGTTGATGGACTCATTATTCTACTTCTTGTTGGAGGGTTTGGATATTGGTTGGTTAAAAGGAGAAGTCATGCCTTGCATTCTCGGGCCAGCACTACATGA